The Kordia sp. SMS9 genome window below encodes:
- the aat gene encoding leucyl/phenylalanyl-tRNA--protein transferase: MYFLTDKIGFPPVSETSPEGILAIGGDLKPERLLLAYRNGIFPWYSEDEPIIWWSPDPRMVLFPEDLRVSKSMKQLLRKETFSVTYNTAFEQVIRACALMYRPGQEDTWITNEMEEAYIELFKMGYITSVEVWRGEKLVGGAYGVNLGHIFCGESMFARESNASKYGFIHLVRKLKAEGCQIIDCQMHTNHLASLGAYEVPREVFLSYL, encoded by the coding sequence ATGTATTTTTTAACAGATAAAATAGGTTTTCCGCCAGTTTCAGAAACATCACCCGAAGGTATTTTGGCGATTGGTGGCGATTTGAAGCCTGAACGTTTATTACTGGCGTATCGCAATGGAATTTTCCCTTGGTATAGTGAAGATGAACCTATTATTTGGTGGTCACCCGATCCGCGAATGGTGTTATTTCCAGAAGACTTACGCGTGTCTAAAAGCATGAAACAACTATTGCGAAAAGAAACATTTTCTGTAACGTACAACACCGCTTTTGAACAAGTAATTCGTGCTTGTGCGCTCATGTATCGTCCAGGACAAGAAGATACATGGATTACCAACGAAATGGAAGAGGCGTATATTGAATTGTTTAAAATGGGCTATATCACTTCTGTAGAAGTTTGGCGCGGCGAAAAATTAGTCGGTGGTGCATACGGTGTCAATTTGGGACATATATTTTGTGGAGAAAGTATGTTTGCACGTGAAAGCAACGCGAGTAAATATGGTTTTATTCACTTGGTAAGAAAGCTCAAAGCGGAAGGCTGTCAAATTATAGATTGCCAAATGCATACCAATCATCTAGCAAGTTTGGGCGCGTATGAAGTACCGCGTGAGGTGTTTTTGTCGTATTTGTAG
- a CDS encoding DUF2490 domain-containing protein has product MITSYIRNCIAFAIFLSSFSVRSQNDLVAFFEPSFAVNHKVNDSYKVNFATVARNYMYRDEEAEFTMRHLQLVHFSTFSFNSNHSVSGGIMYRFRENFEDRSNELRFTQQYNYAHRPNILRFGHRLRTEQRITTNNTVHRFRYRFTIDFPLLGEKLDIGEPYFVANVESLLSVVKANAPQIDQRFTSQIGWQWSTSLKFQTGLEYRFENYNQSTQEILFVLTSVILKL; this is encoded by the coding sequence ATGATCACATCTTATATTAGAAATTGTATAGCTTTCGCGATTTTTCTCAGCTCGTTTTCTGTACGTTCTCAAAACGATTTAGTTGCTTTTTTTGAACCTTCATTTGCGGTAAATCATAAAGTGAACGACAGCTACAAGGTGAATTTCGCTACGGTTGCTAGAAATTATATGTATCGCGATGAGGAAGCGGAATTTACGATGCGACATTTACAATTAGTGCATTTTTCTACATTCAGTTTCAATTCGAATCATAGTGTGAGTGGCGGAATTATGTATCGTTTCCGAGAAAATTTTGAAGATCGCAGCAACGAATTGCGCTTTACACAACAATACAATTATGCACACCGCCCAAATATTTTACGTTTCGGTCATCGCTTGCGAACCGAACAACGCATTACCACAAACAATACGGTACATCGTTTCCGCTACCGATTCACCATTGATTTTCCGCTTTTGGGAGAAAAACTCGATATTGGCGAACCGTATTTTGTTGCGAATGTAGAATCGTTGTTAAGTGTTGTAAAAGCAAATGCGCCACAAATTGATCAACGTTTTACCTCACAAATTGGTTGGCAATGGTCAACATCCTTAAAGTTTCAAACAGGTTTGGAATATCGTTTTGAAAATTACAATCAAAGCACACAGGAAATTTTGTTTGTACTTACTTCTGTAATTTTGAAGCTTTAG
- a CDS encoding DNA-3-methyladenine glycosylase I codes for MILTDKKRCTWCGNDPLYVAYHDEEWGVPVYDDERLFEFLILETFQAGLSWITILRKRENFRKAFDNFDYKKIAKYNEKKFQSLLEDAGIIRNKLKIKATITNAQAFMKVQEEYGSFATYIWQFTDGKPIQNAFKTMKEVPATTELSDKLSKDLKKKGFKFIGSTTIYAHMQATGMVNDHTTDCFRYDELKNL; via the coding sequence ATGATACTAACCGATAAAAAACGTTGTACTTGGTGTGGAAATGATCCGTTGTATGTTGCGTATCACGATGAAGAATGGGGCGTTCCTGTATATGACGACGAACGATTGTTTGAGTTTTTAATTTTAGAAACGTTTCAAGCTGGTTTGAGTTGGATTACCATTCTGCGGAAGCGTGAAAATTTCCGAAAAGCTTTTGACAATTTCGATTATAAAAAGATTGCGAAATACAATGAAAAAAAGTTCCAAAGTTTGTTGGAAGATGCAGGAATCATTCGAAATAAATTAAAAATAAAAGCCACTATTACCAACGCACAAGCCTTTATGAAAGTGCAAGAAGAATATGGAAGTTTTGCTACGTATATTTGGCAATTTACAGATGGTAAACCGATTCAGAATGCCTTCAAAACCATGAAAGAAGTGCCCGCTACTACGGAACTTTCAGACAAGTTGAGCAAAGATTTAAAGAAAAAAGGCTTTAAGTTTATTGGTTCTACAACCATTTATGCGCACATGCAAGCTACAGGAATGGTGAACGATCATACAACCGATTGTTTTCGGTATGATGAATTAAAAAATTTGTGA
- a CDS encoding short-chain fatty acid transporter, which yields MRITKTIETIFQRYLPSPFTIAVLLTLLTIVLATFFTRPTEASTVAHFVQVLSFWEDGIWNSGLLVFAYQMMLILVLGHVLVLSKPMNSLIVLLTKSVTNTTNAVVLVSVTTMIVAFFNWGLGLIFGAILARKVGERAQEQNIPINYPLVGAAGYVGLMVWHGGISGSAPSKVAEQGHLLEMMNGVLTVDQYGQVPEVITSSSTIFSWWNLLLFGILLVLIPFVLSVLAKKASPSKLNLPTYQFDRKNKETIEGAEKLDHSSMVAISFGVLLLVVFFIQYAKNLSSLSNIKISPNMLNFFMLGLAIVLHGNFKSFLNAVEEAIKGTSGILIQFPLYFGIMGIMKSSGMVGMISDSFVAVANETTLPIYTFFSAGLVNVFVPSGGGQWAVQGPIVIQSAIELGVPLPKAVMALSYGDQITNMLQPFWALPLLGITRLKAKEILPYTIILMAVGIAVYVLGLLLL from the coding sequence ATGCGCATTACCAAAACTATTGAAACCATATTTCAGCGTTACTTGCCTTCTCCATTTACCATTGCGGTATTGTTAACGTTGTTGACGATTGTGTTGGCAACGTTTTTTACACGTCCAACAGAAGCTTCTACCGTAGCTCATTTTGTGCAAGTGCTATCGTTTTGGGAAGACGGAATTTGGAATTCTGGCTTGTTGGTGTTTGCCTATCAAATGATGCTGATTCTCGTATTAGGACATGTATTGGTATTGAGTAAACCGATGAATTCACTGATTGTATTGCTCACAAAATCGGTCACAAATACCACAAATGCAGTTGTTTTGGTTAGCGTTACGACGATGATTGTGGCATTTTTCAATTGGGGATTGGGTTTGATTTTCGGTGCGATCTTAGCAAGAAAAGTTGGCGAACGCGCGCAAGAACAGAACATTCCCATCAATTATCCGTTGGTAGGCGCGGCAGGGTATGTTGGTTTGATGGTTTGGCATGGTGGTATCAGTGGTTCAGCACCTTCAAAAGTTGCAGAACAAGGACATTTGCTGGAGATGATGAATGGAGTGTTAACCGTAGATCAGTATGGACAAGTTCCAGAAGTGATCACGTCGAGCAGCACAATTTTTAGTTGGTGGAATTTACTTTTATTTGGAATTTTACTCGTGTTGATTCCATTTGTATTAAGTGTACTTGCGAAAAAAGCATCGCCTTCAAAATTGAATTTGCCAACGTATCAATTCGACAGAAAAAATAAAGAAACAATTGAAGGCGCTGAAAAGTTAGACCATTCTTCCATGGTTGCCATTTCGTTTGGTGTGTTGCTTTTGGTTGTGTTTTTTATACAATATGCAAAAAATTTAAGTTCACTTTCCAATATAAAAATTTCACCGAACATGCTCAATTTTTTCATGCTAGGCTTGGCAATTGTCCTGCATGGAAATTTTAAAAGTTTTCTCAATGCTGTAGAAGAAGCTATTAAAGGAACTTCGGGAATTTTAATTCAATTTCCGTTGTATTTTGGCATTATGGGCATTATGAAAAGTTCAGGAATGGTCGGAATGATTTCGGATAGTTTTGTAGCTGTTGCCAACGAAACAACCTTGCCAATCTACACGTTTTTCAGCGCAGGTTTGGTCAATGTGTTTGTGCCAAGTGGTGGCGGACAATGGGCAGTGCAAGGACCAATCGTTATTCAATCTGCCATCGAATTGGGTGTTCCGTTGCCAAAAGCAGTCATGGCGTTGTCGTACGGTGATCAAATTACCAACATGTTACAACCGTTTTGGGCATTGCCTTTATTGGGAATTACACGCTTAAAAGCGAAAGAAATATTACCGTATACTATTATTTTAATGGCGGTAGGAATTGCAGTATATGTGTTAGGATTATTACTGCTATAA
- a CDS encoding flavin reductase family protein: MLSLDPKEIPTAKLHGYLLGAVAPRPIAFASTMDAEGNPNLSPYSFFNVFSSNPPIMIFSPARRVRNNTIKHTLENVLATKEVVINVVNHAIVQQMSLSSTEYAAGVNEFEKAGLTMLPSEKVKPFRVAESPAQFECKVKEVIHLGNEGGAGNLIICEVVKIHIHDEVLNDRGTIDHYKIDLVARAGGSFYSRARDGFFEIPKPIATLGIGVDQIPAEIRNSKVLTGNDLGILGNVEKLPTGEEIQEFTQHTEIEISENIETNHKAAKEFLEKGDVETAWKILLVK, encoded by the coding sequence ATGCTATCATTAGACCCAAAAGAAATTCCAACCGCCAAATTGCATGGGTATTTGTTGGGTGCTGTCGCGCCAAGACCGATTGCCTTTGCAAGCACGATGGATGCGGAAGGAAATCCAAATTTGTCTCCGTATAGCTTTTTTAATGTCTTTAGTTCGAATCCGCCCATTATGATTTTTTCGCCTGCGCGAAGAGTTCGTAATAATACCATAAAGCATACGCTTGAAAATGTATTGGCAACAAAAGAAGTGGTGATCAATGTGGTCAATCACGCAATTGTACAACAAATGTCGTTGAGCAGTACGGAATATGCAGCAGGCGTGAATGAGTTTGAAAAAGCCGGATTGACGATGTTGCCTTCGGAAAAAGTAAAACCGTTTCGTGTGGCAGAATCGCCAGCCCAATTTGAATGTAAAGTCAAAGAAGTAATTCATCTTGGAAATGAAGGCGGTGCAGGAAACCTAATCATTTGTGAAGTGGTAAAAATACACATTCATGATGAGGTTTTGAACGATCGCGGCACGATTGATCATTACAAAATTGATTTGGTTGCCAGAGCAGGAGGAAGCTTTTACAGCAGAGCGCGTGACGGATTTTTTGAAATTCCAAAACCCATTGCAACCTTGGGAATTGGTGTAGACCAAATTCCTGCCGAAATCAGAAATAGCAAGGTGTTGACAGGAAATGATCTGGGAATTTTAGGAAATGTAGAAAAATTACCAACTGGGGAAGAAATACAAGAATTTACACAACATACTGAAATCGAAATTTCAGAAAACATAGAAACAAATCATAAAGCAGCAAAGGAATTCCTTGAAAAAGGAGATGTCGAAACTGCTTGGAAAATCTTATTAGTAAAATAA
- a CDS encoding P-loop ATPase, Sll1717 family, with amino-acid sequence MSLEKLLDKRIFGNEAGGDESPDMLKEYFIFKDEFEDFFDSQNKFMCVRSKKGMGKSTLLQMSRYKSETQDNVFTSIFIEGHELETNGDFSNLNPNKYISIWQQRICSHINNEISNNIGFTFDQDEKDIMTNSEIQGFKKRNFFESLLKRFEFKVKGNSISLNDQINANNKSLLERISKKKSRLIWVFIDDIDATFLNQSKDKLIVSTFYSACRYLVRDIEGLVLRVSSRTNVWTIIKHFDEALDKCEQYMIDILWEKNDFKLLIRNKIYAYIKINYPHKIKNIGKHDDEVLKFVFKHPFMLNIKDIRKVQELGGSDKLLKKLNSMHGRMYHSFSVLKRTLEERLTESELKIYGDIALRNFHNKPVVLIRGKYGFLENNLFEFSNRRPRWAVQLCYLSAKNAKKRQVLKIASIDIDQALPEFSKIRLADLYKEHNHQFDKLQNLIESFNYVNSKFYTHSLADYLKKNFVSKHGMPKIDGIEAERLIDIIEFLYRIDFIQKVEFQNDDNNTNRYIYFEKSPNEVSKIQYQENNSFCWSINKTYHHALNVKKNSKIQ; translated from the coding sequence ATGTCACTTGAAAAACTTCTTGATAAACGAATATTTGGAAATGAAGCAGGCGGGGATGAGTCTCCAGATATGCTAAAAGAATATTTTATTTTTAAAGATGAATTTGAAGACTTTTTTGATTCCCAAAATAAATTTATGTGTGTAAGATCTAAGAAAGGAATGGGAAAGTCGACGCTTTTACAAATGAGCCGTTATAAAAGTGAAACTCAAGATAATGTTTTTACCTCTATATTTATTGAAGGGCATGAACTCGAAACTAATGGTGATTTTTCTAATTTGAATCCTAATAAATATATAAGTATTTGGCAACAGCGAATATGTTCACATATAAATAATGAAATCTCTAATAATATAGGTTTTACTTTTGATCAAGACGAGAAAGACATTATGACGAATTCTGAAATTCAAGGATTTAAAAAAAGAAATTTTTTTGAATCCTTACTAAAAAGATTTGAATTTAAGGTAAAAGGCAATAGTATATCTTTAAATGACCAAATTAATGCAAATAATAAATCTTTATTAGAGAGAATTTCTAAAAAGAAATCTAGATTGATATGGGTATTCATAGATGATATAGATGCCACATTTTTAAATCAAAGTAAAGACAAATTAATAGTTTCTACGTTTTATTCTGCTTGTAGATATTTGGTAAGAGACATAGAAGGACTTGTATTAAGAGTCTCCTCAAGGACTAATGTTTGGACTATCATTAAACATTTTGATGAAGCCTTGGATAAATGTGAGCAATATATGATAGATATTCTTTGGGAGAAGAATGATTTTAAGTTACTAATAAGAAATAAAATTTATGCTTACATTAAAATTAATTATCCCCATAAAATAAAAAATATTGGGAAACACGATGATGAAGTTTTAAAATTTGTTTTTAAACATCCTTTTATGCTAAATATTAAGGATATCAGAAAGGTTCAAGAATTAGGAGGAAGTGATAAACTACTTAAAAAACTAAATAGCATGCATGGAAGAATGTATCATTCTTTTTCTGTTTTGAAAAGAACTTTAGAAGAAAGACTCACAGAAAGTGAATTAAAGATTTACGGAGATATTGCACTTAGAAATTTCCATAATAAACCTGTAGTATTAATTCGTGGAAAATATGGGTTTCTTGAAAATAATTTATTTGAATTTAGTAATAGAAGGCCTCGATGGGCTGTCCAATTATGCTATCTATCAGCAAAGAATGCAAAAAAAAGACAAGTTCTAAAAATTGCATCTATAGATATAGATCAAGCTCTTCCTGAGTTTAGTAAAATTAGGTTGGCTGATCTCTATAAAGAACATAATCATCAGTTTGACAAACTTCAAAATCTAATAGAAAGTTTTAATTATGTAAATTCTAAATTTTACACCCATAGTTTGGCAGATTACTTGAAAAAAAACTTTGTCAGTAAACATGGAATGCCTAAAATAGATGGAATAGAAGCTGAAAGGCTAATTGATATAATTGAATTTTTATATCGCATCGATTTCATCCAAAAAGTTGAATTTCAAAATGATGATAACAATACTAATAGATACATCTATTTCGAAAAAAGTCCAAATGAAGTTTCAAAAATACAATATCAAGAAAATAATAGCTTCTGCTGGTCAATAAATAAGACTTACCACCATGCCTTGAATGTAAAAAAGAATAGTAAGATTCAATAA
- the greA gene encoding transcription elongation factor GreA, producing MSKVSYYTAEGLKKLREDLEHLKNVERPKASQAIADARDKGDLSENAEYDAAKEAQGLLEMRISKMETVLSTARVIDESQLDTSKVLVLSTVRIKNTVNGMEMTYTLVAESEADLAAGKISVTSPIGKGLLGKSVGEIADVQVPNGIMKFEVLEITRN from the coding sequence ATGAGTAAAGTATCTTATTATACAGCAGAAGGACTAAAAAAATTAAGAGAAGACTTAGAGCATTTAAAAAATGTAGAAAGACCCAAAGCTTCTCAAGCAATTGCTGATGCGAGAGATAAGGGCGATTTGAGTGAAAATGCAGAATACGACGCTGCCAAAGAAGCGCAAGGATTGTTAGAAATGCGGATTTCCAAAATGGAAACGGTTTTATCGACAGCGAGAGTCATTGATGAAAGTCAATTAGATACTTCAAAAGTATTGGTGCTTTCTACGGTTCGAATCAAAAATACCGTCAATGGCATGGAAATGACCTATACATTGGTGGCGGAAAGTGAAGCAGATTTGGCTGCTGGGAAAATCTCCGTAACGTCTCCAATTGGAAAAGGTTTGTTAGGAAAATCAGTAGGAGAAATTGCGGATGTGCAAGTGCCAAACGGAATTATGAAGTTTGAAGTGTTAGAAATTACACGAAACTAA
- a CDS encoding DUF3127 domain-containing protein, whose amino-acid sequence MEVQGKVKMIGETQTFGNNGFRKREIVVTTEEQYPQHIMVEFVQDKTDLLNNFQVGQAVKISINLRGREWVNPQGETKYFNSIQGWRIENLQQQPPAGMPPVPPADAFEPVNDLKEEDHDDLPF is encoded by the coding sequence ATGGAAGTACAGGGAAAAGTAAAAATGATCGGAGAAACGCAAACATTCGGAAACAACGGATTTAGAAAGCGTGAAATTGTGGTAACAACAGAAGAGCAATATCCACAACACATTATGGTGGAATTTGTACAAGATAAAACAGACTTATTGAATAATTTTCAAGTAGGACAAGCTGTAAAAATTAGCATCAACTTACGTGGACGCGAATGGGTAAATCCACAAGGAGAAACCAAATATTTCAACTCCATTCAGGGATGGCGAATTGAAAACTTACAGCAACAACCGCCAGCAGGAATGCCGCCAGTGCCACCAGCAGACGCGTTTGAGCCAGTAAACGACTTGAAAGAGGAAGATCATGACGATTTGCCTTTTTAA
- a CDS encoding HIT family protein — protein MASIFTKIIHGEIPSYKIAEDEHYYAFLDINPNAVGHTLCVPKVEVDKIFDLSEETYMGLMQFSRKVGIAIEKAIPCLRVGISVIGLEVPHTHVHLIPLHNMESMDFANKEKLTPEAFEEVAAKIRAEL, from the coding sequence ATGGCATCAATCTTTACCAAAATCATCCATGGAGAAATTCCATCCTACAAAATCGCAGAAGATGAACACTATTATGCGTTTTTAGACATTAATCCCAATGCTGTCGGACATACGTTGTGTGTGCCAAAAGTAGAAGTGGATAAAATTTTTGATCTCTCTGAAGAAACCTATATGGGACTGATGCAATTTTCTAGAAAAGTAGGAATCGCCATTGAAAAAGCCATTCCTTGCTTGCGCGTTGGTATTTCTGTCATTGGGTTGGAAGTGCCGCATACACATGTACACTTAATTCCATTGCACAATATGGAAAGTATGGATTTTGCAAACAAAGAGAAACTTACCCCAGAAGCGTTTGAAGAAGTGGCAGCTAAAATTCGTGCGGAACTTTAG
- a CDS encoding SulP family inorganic anion transporter: MLKKIYDFKNFKGDFTGGLVAGVVALPLALAFGVQSGMGATAGLYGAIAVGIFAALFGGTETQASGPTGPMTVVSAALVAVAIQMNGSLDGGMSIILATFLLGGLFQVIFGFLNIASYVKYFPYPVISGFMSGVGLIIVILQIFPFAGMGASKSTIAVLQNFPSLFTDANLYALMLGAITIVVYFVFPKITKAIPSALVALIVATLIAYFMKLDVPLIGEIPSGLPSFQLGNILTIDASAYATILEYAVVLAVLGSIDSLLTSVIADNMTKTKHNSNRELIGQGIGNMIAAAIGGIPGAGATKGTVVNINAGGKTRVSGVLHGLFLLAVLLGLGQLAAHIPLCVLAGLLIPIGFKIVDFKGLKHLLKVPRADAVVLILVLLITTFGSLIQAVGIGIALACLLFMKKSGDISEKGLEVGNVNDIDGEKPWQDEIEFYDAYKDKVIIKHLYGPLFFGFTSYFKDQINLLPEDIKAVIFRMDRVPYMDQSGLYTLEDIIFDLRAKNIEVILIGLQEQPRDMLTDVDIIPDLVPEADLFATIDESFGYLKRKLKGTEKAS, translated from the coding sequence ATGCTAAAGAAAATTTACGATTTTAAAAATTTTAAAGGCGATTTCACGGGCGGACTCGTCGCTGGTGTAGTCGCTTTACCATTAGCACTAGCGTTCGGAGTACAGTCGGGAATGGGCGCCACTGCTGGTTTATATGGTGCCATAGCTGTTGGTATTTTCGCTGCGCTTTTCGGTGGAACAGAAACTCAAGCTAGTGGTCCAACAGGTCCGATGACCGTAGTTTCGGCAGCATTAGTTGCGGTTGCTATTCAAATGAACGGAAGTCTTGATGGCGGAATGAGCATTATTTTAGCAACGTTTCTTTTAGGCGGATTGTTTCAAGTAATTTTTGGGTTTTTAAACATTGCGAGTTACGTAAAATACTTTCCCTATCCTGTCATCTCTGGATTTATGAGCGGCGTTGGATTGATTATTGTCATTTTACAAATATTTCCCTTTGCGGGAATGGGTGCTTCAAAATCTACCATCGCGGTGCTTCAAAATTTTCCAAGTTTGTTTACCGATGCCAATTTGTATGCGCTGATGTTAGGTGCAATTACGATTGTGGTGTATTTTGTTTTTCCTAAAATTACAAAAGCGATTCCGAGTGCGTTAGTTGCGTTGATTGTAGCAACACTGATTGCGTATTTTATGAAATTAGATGTGCCTTTGATTGGTGAAATTCCTTCGGGATTGCCTTCTTTTCAATTAGGAAATATTTTGACAATTGATGCAAGCGCGTATGCTACTATTTTAGAATACGCCGTGGTGTTAGCCGTTTTAGGAAGTATTGATTCGTTATTGACTTCCGTGATTGCGGATAACATGACCAAAACCAAACATAATAGCAATCGCGAATTGATTGGGCAAGGAATTGGAAATATGATTGCGGCTGCCATTGGGGGAATTCCGGGTGCAGGAGCAACCAAAGGAACTGTGGTAAATATCAACGCTGGTGGAAAAACGAGAGTTTCTGGTGTATTACACGGACTGTTTTTATTAGCAGTTTTACTCGGATTGGGACAATTAGCGGCACACATTCCGTTGTGTGTATTGGCTGGTTTGTTAATTCCGATCGGATTTAAGATTGTCGATTTTAAAGGGTTAAAACATTTATTAAAAGTTCCCAGAGCGGATGCTGTCGTACTTATTTTAGTATTGTTGATTACCACGTTTGGAAGCTTAATTCAAGCGGTAGGCATCGGAATTGCCTTGGCGTGTTTGTTATTTATGAAGAAATCAGGTGATATTAGTGAAAAAGGCTTGGAGGTTGGAAACGTAAACGACATTGATGGAGAAAAACCTTGGCAAGATGAAATCGAATTTTATGATGCATATAAAGATAAAGTGATCATTAAGCACTTGTACGGACCGTTATTTTTTGGGTTTACGTCGTATTTTAAAGATCAAATTAATTTGTTGCCAGAAGACATAAAAGCAGTAATTTTTAGAATGGACAGAGTGCCGTATATGGATCAATCTGGTTTGTATACGTTAGAAGATATCATTTTTGATTTACGTGCTAAAAACATTGAAGTCATCCTTATTGGGCTGCAAGAACAACCGCGTGATATGCTCACAGACGTAGATATCATTCCTGATTTGGTTCCAGAAGCAGACTTGTTTGCTACCATTGATGAAAGTTTTGGGTATTTGAAGCGGAAGTTGAAGGGAACAGAAAAAGCGAGTTAG
- a CDS encoding thioredoxin family protein has translation MIATDTHIKGIIAESLAKATSYNEYRTLVENLVAEGKSTGELQTEALSNYSMLNDKRMKRLDKTTKLSEEAIAKIKAYNGDVTWLVLTESWCGDAAQTMPVIHKVAELNDNITLKVVLRDENEALMNEFLTNGGKSIPKLIAIDNTSGNVLGDWGPRPTKATKLVNDYKAAHGKLTPEFKKELQVWYNKDKGQNTIEDLLQLV, from the coding sequence ATGATTGCAACAGACACACATATAAAAGGTATTATTGCTGAAAGCTTGGCAAAAGCAACTTCATATAACGAATATAGAACCTTAGTAGAAAATTTAGTCGCAGAAGGGAAATCTACAGGAGAATTGCAAACCGAAGCGTTGTCCAACTATTCCATGTTGAATGATAAACGCATGAAACGTTTGGATAAGACTACCAAATTATCAGAAGAAGCGATCGCGAAAATTAAAGCGTATAATGGCGATGTGACTTGGTTGGTATTAACTGAAAGTTGGTGCGGAGATGCAGCGCAAACCATGCCTGTGATTCATAAAGTCGCTGAATTGAACGACAATATTACTTTAAAAGTTGTGTTGCGCGATGAAAACGAAGCCTTGATGAATGAATTTTTAACCAATGGTGGAAAGTCCATTCCGAAGTTAATTGCAATTGATAATACTTCTGGAAATGTGTTAGGTGATTGGGGACCACGACCGACAAAAGCCACAAAATTGGTAAATGATTACAAAGCAGCACACGGAAAGTTAACACCAGAATTCAAAAAAGAGTTGCAAGTTTGGTATAACAAAGACAAAGGTCAAAACACGATTGAAGATTTGTTGCAGTTGGTGTAG
- a CDS encoding PAS domain-containing sensor histidine kinase yields the protein MILKNRPVLIRWILILASFAIVSGILWNTYIFFQEFKEDERAKMEIWVRAFKSINAGEDLLLAGDIIATENSNPRIIKIDKGGFETLNIDEEKANDSIYIQRKIVQFGKENNPITVRYFDESLKKEVKIGTLYYGNSETLNKLKYYPLALLLIIFLFGAVAYFFFSASKASEQNKLWAGMAKETAHQIGTPLSSLVGWAEILKTENIDPEYVKEIEKDIDRLQTITERFSKIGSIPKLERLDIVQETKDSYDYLLSRTSKLVHFSFDAPKTPLYSEINPQLYSWTIENMVKNAIDAMKGKGDLKLEITSADSFVKILITDNGKGIPKRNFKKVFQPGFTSKKRGWGLGLSLAKRIVENYHNGKVKVLKSELGKGTTMQILLKMVV from the coding sequence ATGATTTTAAAGAATAGACCTGTTTTAATTCGTTGGATATTGATTCTCGCTTCGTTTGCGATTGTATCTGGAATTTTATGGAATACGTATATTTTCTTTCAAGAATTTAAAGAAGATGAACGTGCTAAAATGGAGATTTGGGTTAGAGCCTTTAAATCAATCAATGCAGGAGAAGATTTACTTTTGGCGGGAGATATCATTGCTACAGAGAATTCTAATCCAAGAATTATTAAAATAGACAAAGGAGGTTTTGAAACATTAAATATTGATGAAGAAAAGGCTAATGACTCTATTTATATACAAAGAAAAATAGTTCAATTTGGAAAAGAAAATAACCCGATAACTGTTAGATATTTTGACGAAAGTTTAAAAAAAGAGGTCAAAATTGGAACACTCTATTACGGAAATTCTGAAACGTTAAATAAACTCAAATATTATCCGCTGGCACTGTTATTAATTATCTTTTTATTTGGTGCGGTTGCGTATTTCTTTTTTAGTGCGTCCAAAGCTTCTGAACAGAATAAATTGTGGGCAGGAATGGCAAAAGAAACTGCCCATCAAATTGGAACGCCACTTTCCTCTTTAGTCGGTTGGGCAGAAATTTTGAAGACCGAAAATATAGATCCGGAGTATGTTAAAGAGATTGAAAAAGATATTGATCGCTTGCAAACGATTACAGAACGTTTCTCCAAAATTGGCTCGATTCCAAAGTTAGAACGCTTAGATATTGTGCAAGAAACGAAGGATTCCTACGATTATTTGCTTTCGCGAACGTCCAAATTGGTGCATTTTAGCTTTGATGCGCCCAAAACACCTTTGTATAGCGAGATTAATCCGCAATTGTATAGCTGGACAATTGAGAACATGGTAAAAAATGCCATTGATGCTATGAAAGGAAAAGGCGATTTGAAACTAGAAATTACCTCTGCAGATAGTTTTGTAAAAATACTGATTACAGATAACGGAAAAGGCATTCCGAAACGAAATTTTAAAAAAGTGTTTCAACCTGGATTTACAAGCAAAAAACGCGGTTGGGGATTGGGTTTATCGCTCGCTAAACGTATTGTTGAGAATTATCACAACGGAAAAGTGAAAGTATTAAAGTCAGAACTTGGCAAAGGCACTACGATGCAGATTTTGTTGAAAATGGTAGTTTAG